One window from the genome of Montipora foliosa isolate CH-2021 chromosome 5, ASM3666993v2, whole genome shotgun sequence encodes:
- the LOC138003073 gene encoding beta-1,3-galactosyltransferase 1-like, producing the protein MISRRRFVSKRRFVVNALIIIIVTSVVIIARFLTPQSVYLQRSLTLSNLESSASSKGQPTPKPGKDDSMFTLLPEKLQKTTLLIIINTVPNAVDRRNILRQTWAKQSSWTILPSSPDSLPASGSVVNITYFFMMGYAGYAPVDEIVERESSLHKDILRVNVIDTYRSMVNKILLTFEWVTTLDIKPHLIAKADHDVYVKTPELATWLQKTDNISLSKLYTGFVKEGAEVQRDILSPWYVSEEDFEQKIFPPYCLGPFYVFSWDLFLDLVTASKIIKPFPVEDAFMAVLAKNLSVDPFYTGSDLFNADRHLNSVVLQTSENKLQIPSGIVLGDSLGPASINIIHRIYMRRKLTKTSN; encoded by the coding sequence ATGATATCAAGGAGACGCTTTGTTTCAAAGAGACGCTTCGTTGTCAATGcgctcatcatcatcatcgtcacaTCTGTGGTAATTATTGCCAGATTTCTTACTCCTCAATCTGTATATCTGCAAAGAAGTTTGACGCTATCGAATCTTGAATCTAGTGCTTCTTCGAAAGGGCAACCAACTCCTAAACCAGGAAAAGACGATTCTATGTTTACTCTTCTGCCAGAAAAGCTGCAAAAGACAACTCTTCTAATTATCATTAACACGGTTCCGAATGCGGTTGACAGGAGAAATATTTTAAGACAAACGTGGGCAAAACAATCATCTTGGACGATTTTACCTAGCAGTCCTGATTCTCTTCCCGCTTCGGGTAGCGTTGTAAATATTACATATTTTTTCATGATGGGATACGCCGGATATGCTCCTGTTGACGAGATCGTCGAAAGAGAATCATCGCTCCACAAAGACATTCTGCGTGTAAATGTAATTGACACTTACCGTAGCATGGTAAACAAAATATTGCTTACCTTTGAGTGGGTGACAACGCTGGACATAAAACCACATCTCATAGCAAAAGCAGACCACGATGTTTACGTTAAGACACCAGAGCTTGCAACGTGGTTGCAGAAAACCGATAACATCTCGCTATCGAAACTCTACACTGGTTTTGTGAAAGAAGGTGCAGAAGTTCAGCGTGACATTTTAAGTCCGTGGTATGTCAGTGAGGAAGACTTCGAACAAAAAATCTTCCCTCCCTACTGTCTGGGTCCGTTTTACGTTTTCTCGTGGGACCTTTTTTTAGATTTAGTAACTGCATCAAAAATAATCAAGCCTTTTCCTGTAGAAGATGCCTTCATGGCAGTCTTAGCTAAAAATTTAAGCGTAGATCCTTTTTATACGGGAAGTGATTTATTTAATGCTGACCGCCATCTTAACAGTGTAGTGTTGCAAACCTCAGAAAATAAACTGCAAATTCCCTCGGGAATTGTCTTGGGAGACTCATTAGGGCCTGCATCCATAAATATAATACATCGCATTTACATGAGAAGGAAGTTAACCAAAACCAGCAATTAG